A portion of the Adhaeribacter radiodurans genome contains these proteins:
- a CDS encoding septal ring lytic transglycosylase RlpA family protein, whose amino-acid sequence MMLNKLPYVFSLLIIVFCGLTSEGFAQKKGSSVTGSATWYGSQHQGRKTSSGERFNKNEMTAAHNTLPFGTKVKVTNIANNESVVVRINDRGGFWRRGHIIDLSEAAARRINVTGTSKVRVQVLNNEEATDLMALDDTEEKELLTPIASPLLTNYYFVIQTGSFADPDKAKLHSNKIKNFTQQLPTIMNEDTVNGKKVHRVVTGKFTNRSEAEEVKAQLEKNGISGMVKQISAGS is encoded by the coding sequence ATGATGTTAAACAAACTACCTTATGTATTCAGCCTTCTTATTATCGTTTTTTGTGGCCTGACGAGCGAGGGATTTGCTCAAAAAAAAGGTTCATCCGTTACGGGTTCTGCCACCTGGTACGGCTCTCAACATCAAGGCAGAAAAACCAGCAGCGGGGAAAGATTTAATAAAAATGAAATGACCGCCGCCCATAATACTCTCCCCTTCGGCACCAAAGTAAAAGTTACCAATATAGCCAACAATGAAAGCGTTGTGGTGCGTATAAACGATCGGGGTGGTTTCTGGAGAAGAGGCCATATCATTGATTTATCAGAAGCTGCTGCCCGCCGGATAAATGTAACGGGTACCAGTAAGGTAAGAGTTCAGGTATTAAATAATGAAGAGGCTACTGATTTAATGGCCTTAGATGATACTGAAGAAAAAGAATTACTTACTCCCATTGCAAGTCCTCTTCTTACAAATTATTACTTTGTTATACAAACCGGTTCTTTTGCCGATCCGGATAAGGCTAAGTTGCACTCCAATAAAATCAAAAACTTTACTCAACAGCTACCCACTATCATGAACGAAGATACCGTAAATGGTAAAAAAGTACACCGGGTAGTAACAGGAAAATTTACCAATCGCTCGGAAGCCGAAGAAGTGAAAGCGCAATTAGAAAAGAACGGTATCTCGGGCATGGTTAAACAAATAAGCGCCGGCTCTTAG
- a CDS encoding DUF72 domain-containing protein, which yields MDFGKVSHPEIVNFELPPASPATPTLLAQLTHATYLKPKIYLGCPTWANKSWLGTYYPAGLSAKDFLPYYSQQFNTIELNTTHYRIPDEATVAKWCNAVTPEFKFCPKWPKQISHEQELQGVESATEAFCTALLNFKENLGVSFLQLPPNFGPNQFEVLDKFLTGLPREVPLAVELRHPAWFTDQVAFAELGALLEACEVSTVITDVAGRRNVLHQRLTTATAFIRFNGYLHTATDYARADTWIEQLTTWMEQGLQTLYFFVHYEEIIHSPKLIRYMLEKLAAASGVPAEGAKPIPQPVQGSLFD from the coding sequence ATGGATTTTGGTAAAGTATCGCACCCTGAAATAGTAAATTTCGAATTACCACCTGCTTCTCCGGCTACTCCAACCTTATTGGCGCAACTAACCCATGCTACTTACCTAAAACCGAAAATTTATTTAGGCTGTCCTACCTGGGCGAATAAATCTTGGTTGGGAACCTACTATCCGGCCGGATTATCGGCCAAAGATTTTCTGCCTTACTACAGCCAACAATTTAATACGATTGAATTAAACACTACTCATTACCGTATACCCGACGAAGCTACCGTAGCTAAGTGGTGCAATGCTGTTACCCCGGAGTTTAAGTTTTGTCCCAAATGGCCCAAACAAATTAGCCACGAGCAGGAACTACAAGGCGTAGAAAGTGCCACAGAAGCTTTTTGTACCGCTTTACTGAACTTTAAAGAAAATCTGGGAGTATCGTTTTTGCAACTGCCACCTAATTTTGGACCAAATCAATTTGAGGTATTAGATAAGTTTTTAACTGGTTTGCCGCGGGAAGTTCCATTGGCGGTGGAGTTACGCCATCCGGCGTGGTTTACCGACCAGGTGGCGTTTGCGGAATTAGGCGCTTTATTAGAAGCTTGCGAAGTAAGTACAGTTATTACGGATGTGGCTGGGCGCCGCAATGTGCTGCACCAACGCCTGACTACCGCTACGGCTTTTATTCGTTTTAATGGGTATTTGCATACTGCTACTGATTATGCCCGCGCCGATACCTGGATAGAACAATTAACTACCTGGATGGAACAAGGCTTGCAAACTCTGTACTTTTTTGTGCACTACGAAGAAATTATTCATTCGCCTAAATTAATCCGGTATATG